A stretch of Chitinophagaceae bacterium DNA encodes these proteins:
- a CDS encoding ABC transporter permease, producing the protein MTLKDTFALSWRNISGNKLRTGITVAIIALGIFALILIITAIQAASNSLTTSFSTMGANSFSVRFKERNVRIGGGRQQTNTKLRKSALREKKSNLGKVITYEEAKAFKQRYQFPGAKVGLTLGGPRGIVVNNDRKKTNPDVAVLGGDENYLELNGYNIAFGRNITATEVETGRSICLIGSGVAQKLYPDNPEKAIDKVISVDHIPYRVIAVLEEKSSSAFFNTSKIVITSYNNIRRLYANRSSSFNVGVMVNDIKIMDAAVGEAKGTFRPIRKLDVKEEDNFFIDKSDSIAESLLTNLGFLEKGTIGIAFITLIGAAIGLMNIMLVAVNGRTKEIGLVKALGGTKRDIRFQFLGESVLISLIGAVVGIILGILLGNVVALLLKTGFVVPWGWVIAGIFVCSFVGLAAGLYPAYKASKLDPIVALRYE; encoded by the coding sequence ATGACCCTTAAGGATACCTTTGCACTCTCCTGGCGTAATATATCGGGCAATAAATTAAGGACCGGTATTACGGTTGCCATCATTGCCCTGGGCATTTTTGCACTGATACTGATAATCACGGCCATCCAGGCTGCCAGCAACAGCCTTACCACCAGTTTTTCCACCATGGGAGCTAATTCATTCAGTGTTCGTTTCAAAGAAAGAAATGTACGCATTGGCGGAGGAAGGCAACAAACAAATACCAAACTCCGCAAGTCGGCACTGAGAGAGAAAAAATCAAACCTGGGTAAAGTAATCACGTATGAAGAAGCGAAAGCATTTAAACAGCGGTACCAGTTTCCCGGTGCAAAGGTTGGATTGACCTTAGGCGGACCAAGGGGAATTGTGGTGAATAACGACCGTAAAAAGACAAACCCGGATGTGGCAGTGCTGGGCGGAGATGAGAATTACCTGGAACTGAATGGTTACAACATTGCCTTCGGGAGAAACATAACAGCTACCGAAGTGGAAACAGGCCGCAGCATCTGCCTGATCGGCAGCGGGGTGGCACAAAAGCTATATCCGGATAATCCTGAAAAGGCAATTGATAAGGTGATCAGTGTTGATCATATCCCGTACCGGGTAATTGCTGTGCTGGAAGAAAAAAGTTCCAGTGCATTCTTCAATACCAGTAAGATCGTCATTACTTCCTATAATAACATACGGCGGTTATATGCCAACCGGAGTTCTTCCTTCAACGTGGGGGTGATGGTGAACGACATAAAGATCATGGATGCTGCCGTAGGAGAGGCGAAGGGTACTTTCAGGCCGATAAGGAAACTCGATGTAAAGGAAGAGGATAATTTCTTTATTGATAAAAGCGACAGTATTGCGGAGAGCCTGCTTACCAACCTCGGCTTTTTAGAGAAAGGAACGATCGGCATTGCTTTCATAACCCTGATCGGTGCCGCCATCGGGTTGATGAATATCATGCTGGTGGCTGTAAATGGACGCACCAAGGAGATCGGGCTGGTGAAGGCGCTTGGCGGAACCAAACGGGACATCCGGTTCCAGTTCCTCGGTGAGTCTGTCCTGATCAGTTTGATAGGCGCCGTGGTAGGAATCATTTTGGGCATTTTACTCGGAAACGTAGTAGCCCTTTTGCTGAAGACCGGTTTTGTGGTACCCTGGGGCTGGGTCATTGCAGGTATTTTTGTTTGTTCATTCGTTGGCCTGGCAGCAGGTTTGTACCCGGCTTATAAAGCTTCCAAATTAGACCCCATTGTGGCGTTGCGTTATGAATAG
- a CDS encoding MotA/TolQ/ExbB proton channel family protein: MAETKATVKPSTSVQAKRSSNAISLLAPLLCLVAGYFIWRFGLGNPSNFEKAGEGWFWPDREGPKSALSKMYLGGIIVPILIGTFLTMLTFVIERFLTISKANGTGNNADFIRKVQYQLANKNVDAALAECDKQKGSVGNVMKAGLHRYKEMTMNTELTTDQKVMAIQKEVEEATSLELPMLEKNLVFLSTIASIATLLGLLGTVLGMIRAFSNLGADSGGAGAATQLSVGISEALYNTALGIGTSAFAIIFYNMFTTKIDGITYGIDESGFTLTQTFASLYK; encoded by the coding sequence ATGGCAGAGACAAAAGCAACCGTAAAACCATCTACTTCAGTTCAGGCAAAAAGATCCAGCAATGCTATCTCATTGTTAGCACCCCTTTTATGCCTGGTGGCCGGATATTTTATCTGGAGATTTGGATTGGGTAATCCTTCTAATTTTGAAAAGGCCGGTGAAGGCTGGTTTTGGCCCGACAGGGAAGGACCTAAGTCTGCATTAAGCAAAATGTACCTGGGAGGCATTATCGTACCGATCCTGATTGGAACTTTTCTGACCATGCTTACATTCGTAATTGAAAGATTCCTGACCATTTCCAAAGCGAATGGTACCGGAAACAATGCCGATTTCATCCGTAAAGTTCAATACCAGCTTGCTAATAAGAATGTTGATGCGGCTCTGGCAGAATGCGACAAACAAAAAGGTTCTGTTGGAAATGTGATGAAAGCAGGTTTGCACCGCTACAAAGAAATGACAATGAACACAGAACTTACCACCGACCAGAAAGTAATGGCCATTCAGAAAGAAGTGGAAGAAGCCACTTCGCTTGAACTGCCCATGCTGGAAAAGAACCTGGTGTTCCTGTCTACCATTGCCTCTATTGCAACCCTGTTGGGTCTGTTGGGTACGGTATTGGGTATGATCCGTGCCTTCTCTAACCTGGGTGCCGACAGTGGTGGCGCCGGAGCAGCAACCCAGTTGTCAGTGGGTATCTCCGAAGCCCTTTATAACACGGCCTTGGGTATCGGTACATCCGCATTTGCCATCATTTTCTATAACATGTTCACTACCAAGATCGACGGCATTACCTACGGCATTGATGAATCCGGTTTCACTTTAACTCAAACTTTTGCATCACTGTACAAATAA
- a CDS encoding biopolymer transporter ExbD, whose amino-acid sequence MPKVKIPRKSTAIDMTAMCDVAFLLLSFFILATKQKPPEVLAVKTPTSVSSKAAPDKSILIPLTKEGKVFLMLGDDTKKNAIIDDVNKTRNLQLTGAELAKLKKSEYIGIPFNQLKSYLNATSEIPASTLAGIPTDTTNNELTHWIRSVTNAYAGEDQRKLQEMLLVKGDGEALYPIFKNIKSAFKANEIFKFRIVTEGENVPTGSELYKTGKDKEK is encoded by the coding sequence ATGCCAAAAGTTAAAATACCAAGGAAAAGCACCGCCATTGATATGACGGCGATGTGTGATGTGGCCTTCCTGTTGTTGTCGTTTTTTATATTGGCAACAAAACAAAAGCCACCGGAAGTGCTGGCGGTTAAAACACCCACTTCTGTTTCCAGTAAGGCAGCGCCTGATAAATCGATCCTGATCCCCCTTACCAAAGAAGGTAAGGTGTTTTTAATGCTTGGCGACGATACAAAGAAAAATGCCATCATTGACGACGTTAATAAGACCAGGAACCTTCAGTTAACAGGTGCCGAACTGGCTAAACTGAAAAAATCGGAATACATAGGAATCCCCTTCAACCAGTTGAAGTCGTACCTGAATGCTACCAGTGAAATTCCGGCCAGTACCCTGGCAGGGATTCCAACAGATACAACCAACAACGAGTTGACCCACTGGATACGCAGTGTTACCAACGCCTACGCAGGGGAAGACCAGCGTAAGCTTCAGGAGATGCTGCTGGTTAAAGGAGACGGGGAAGCTTTGTATCCCATTTTTAAGAATATCAAGAGCGCTTTTAAGGCAAACGAGATATTTAAATTCAGGATCGTAACAGAAGGCGAAAACGTACCAACCGGATCGGAACTGTATAAAACAGGTAAGGACAAGGAAAAATAA
- a CDS encoding biopolymer transporter ExbD: MAEMDTSSGGGHKKGPGVKKGKKLSTRVDLTPMVDLGFLLITFFVFTTTMSQSTAMNMNEPKDEKDKEMKVKNSGAMTILLGKGNQVYYYYGQLDPNTISEQFKSTNFKDIRKLILDKKVATPIDDLMYIIKSDKSSTFKNAIDILDEMVISAVPPGHYAEVDMTPVEEMLIKQTEEANGIK, encoded by the coding sequence ATGGCAGAAATGGATACCTCGTCGGGTGGCGGTCATAAGAAAGGCCCCGGCGTCAAAAAAGGTAAAAAACTTTCCACCCGTGTCGATCTTACACCAATGGTTGACCTTGGATTCCTGCTGATCACATTCTTTGTGTTCACCACTACCATGAGCCAGTCAACGGCCATGAACATGAATGAGCCCAAAGATGAAAAGGATAAGGAAATGAAGGTAAAGAACTCGGGTGCTATGACCATATTGCTCGGGAAAGGGAACCAGGTATATTATTATTATGGACAACTGGATCCGAACACAATAAGTGAACAGTTCAAGTCAACCAATTTCAAAGACATCCGTAAGTTGATCCTTGATAAGAAGGTTGCCACTCCCATTGACGACCTGATGTACATCATCAAGTCTGATAAGAGTTCAACGTTTAAGAACGCCATTGACATACTGGATGAAATGGTCATTTCGGCAGTACCCCCTGGGCACTATGCCGAAGTGGATATGACACCGGTAGAGGAAATGCTTATTAAACAAACGGAGGAAGCAAACGGCATCAAGTAA
- a CDS encoding energy transducer TonB, producing the protein MEANKILNADILDIIFDGKNKEYGAYQLRKSYKKTLTKALIITGLALLLVLLGTVFAGIIEKNSPKEFKVVDTQMAEVKTDEPPPPPPPPPPPTPPPPPEINQVKFTPPKIVKDEEVKPDEKIEEIKEEQVISTKTVESENKTQIVQAPVEDKGTQVVEVKKEDDENKIFTKVEVEATFPGGEAAWRNYLQKNLNASTPVDNGAAGGKYTVIVKFIVSRDGSLSDVQCENDPGFGMCQEAVRVIKKTKNWTPAIQNGRNVNAYRRQPITFVVEE; encoded by the coding sequence ATGGAAGCTAATAAAATTTTAAATGCCGATATACTGGACATCATCTTCGACGGTAAGAACAAGGAGTACGGGGCTTACCAGTTGAGGAAGTCCTATAAAAAGACACTTACCAAGGCCCTTATCATTACCGGGCTGGCGCTGTTACTGGTGCTTTTGGGAACCGTGTTTGCAGGCATCATAGAAAAGAACAGCCCTAAAGAATTTAAGGTTGTGGACACCCAGATGGCTGAGGTGAAGACTGATGAGCCACCACCGCCGCCACCGCCACCGCCACCACCCACACCGCCACCACCACCTGAAATAAACCAGGTAAAATTCACCCCGCCTAAGATCGTGAAGGATGAAGAGGTGAAACCGGACGAAAAGATCGAAGAGATCAAGGAAGAGCAGGTGATCAGTACCAAGACAGTGGAAAGTGAAAACAAGACTCAAATAGTACAGGCTCCTGTTGAAGACAAGGGAACACAGGTGGTAGAAGTAAAGAAAGAGGATGACGAGAACAAGATATTCACCAAGGTGGAAGTGGAAGCTACATTCCCGGGTGGAGAAGCTGCCTGGCGCAACTACCTGCAAAAGAACCTGAATGCCAGCACACCGGTTGATAATGGTGCTGCCGGTGGAAAATATACAGTGATCGTTAAGTTCATCGTGAGCAGGGACGGAAGCCTCAGCGATGTACAGTGTGAGAACGATCCGGGTTTTGGCATGTGCCAGGAAGCAGTACGGGTAATTAAAAAGACCAAGAACTGGACACCGGCCATTCAGAACGGGCGTAATGTAAATGCATACCGCCGCCAGCCGATCACGTTTGTAGTGGAAGAATAA
- a CDS encoding biopolymer transporter ExbD translates to MAEAEIKRSSRRNNRMHKKSTRVDLTPMVDLGFLLITFFVFTTTMSLPKVMGFNESVDTIPGDEICNSCVLTLFLEKGNVIRYYEGTPDHNPVVKQTSFSVKGIRDVLLAKKEEVSMATGDAKRFVLIIKPAVESTVQNFVDIIDEVAIHDIKRYYVSEIDAADRKILYLP, encoded by the coding sequence ATGGCAGAAGCTGAGATCAAAAGATCATCCCGGAGAAATAATAGGATGCATAAGAAAAGCACAAGGGTTGACCTGACTCCGATGGTTGACCTGGGGTTTTTACTCATCACATTCTTTGTTTTTACTACTACGATGTCTTTACCCAAGGTAATGGGATTTAATGAATCCGTAGATACCATACCGGGTGATGAAATATGCAACTCCTGCGTATTGACTTTATTCCTGGAAAAGGGTAATGTGATCAGGTATTACGAAGGAACGCCTGATCATAATCCAGTAGTGAAACAAACTTCTTTTTCAGTTAAAGGCATCCGGGATGTGTTGTTGGCGAAGAAAGAAGAAGTAAGCATGGCTACGGGCGATGCCAAACGATTTGTTCTGATCATAAAGCCTGCCGTAGAATCAACCGTTCAGAATTTCGTGGACATCATAGATGAAGTTGCCATCCATGATATAAAGCGCTATTACGTTTCAGAAATTGATGCTGCCGATAGAAAAATATTGTATCTCCCATAA
- the mnmE gene encoding tRNA uridine-5-carboxymethylaminomethyl(34) synthesis GTPase MnmE, which translates to MLNYLSGWDDTIVALATPQGIGAIGVIRLSGKDAIGIVNKIFPSKDLSKQSSHTIHVGFLKENGNDIDEAVVSLFKTPKSYTGEDVVEISCHGSPFVQQQVIQACIRNGARLAKPGEFTQRAFLNGKLDLAQAEAVADLIASNTNASQKAALHNIRGGFSNVLKQLREDLIRFSALIELELDFSQEDVEFADRTKFYELVEGAGSVTTQLLESFRLGNVIKNGVSVAIIGKPNAGKSTLLNTLLNENRAIVSDIAGTTRDTIEEVINIDGILFRLIDTAGIRESSSDVIELIGMEKSREKIRQSDEVIYIFDVNTETHGEVGAAIALIRENNPDYLLVGNKVDVLGLEKAAQKYTGEDILFISAKDQLNIDLLKERLVDKVIQGNINTENTIITNARHYEALKEVDRSLADIKTGLDKKIPGDLLALDIRRCLHYISEITGDITNENVLDYIFSKFCIGK; encoded by the coding sequence ATGCTGAATTATCTTTCCGGTTGGGATGATACCATTGTTGCACTGGCCACTCCGCAGGGCATTGGCGCCATTGGTGTCATACGCCTGAGCGGGAAGGATGCGATCGGTATAGTAAATAAGATATTCCCTTCCAAAGACCTCAGCAAACAAAGTTCGCATACCATTCATGTAGGCTTTCTTAAGGAGAATGGGAATGACATTGATGAAGCCGTGGTCTCCTTGTTTAAAACCCCGAAAAGTTATACCGGGGAGGATGTGGTGGAGATCAGTTGTCATGGCAGTCCCTTCGTGCAGCAGCAGGTGATACAGGCATGCATCCGCAATGGCGCCCGGCTGGCAAAACCTGGAGAATTTACGCAACGGGCTTTTCTGAACGGCAAACTCGATCTTGCCCAGGCCGAAGCAGTGGCCGACCTGATTGCATCCAATACAAATGCTTCCCAAAAAGCGGCGCTGCATAATATCCGTGGGGGATTCAGCAATGTTTTAAAACAGTTAAGGGAAGACCTTATCCGGTTCTCGGCTTTGATAGAACTTGAACTTGATTTTAGCCAGGAAGATGTGGAATTTGCCGATCGCACAAAATTTTATGAACTGGTAGAAGGGGCAGGTTCTGTAACAACACAGTTGCTTGAATCCTTCCGGTTGGGTAATGTGATAAAAAATGGTGTAAGTGTTGCCATTATTGGTAAACCGAATGCCGGTAAAAGCACCTTGCTCAATACCCTGTTGAATGAAAACCGGGCCATTGTAAGCGATATTGCAGGTACCACCAGGGATACGATCGAGGAAGTGATCAATATTGACGGGATACTATTCCGGTTGATCGATACGGCCGGTATCCGGGAAAGCAGTAGTGATGTGATTGAATTGATTGGTATGGAAAAAAGCCGGGAGAAGATAAGGCAGTCCGATGAGGTCATTTATATCTTTGATGTAAATACCGAAACACATGGTGAAGTGGGGGCTGCCATCGCTTTGATCAGGGAAAATAATCCCGATTATTTACTGGTGGGTAATAAGGTGGATGTGTTGGGGCTGGAAAAAGCAGCTCAGAAATATACCGGCGAGGATATTTTATTCATATCCGCAAAGGACCAGCTTAATATTGACCTGTTGAAAGAACGGTTGGTGGACAAAGTGATCCAGGGGAATATCAATACCGAAAATACCATCATCACCAATGCACGGCATTATGAGGCACTGAAGGAAGTTGACAGGTCCCTTGCGGATATCAAAACCGGTCTCGACAAAAAAATACCCGGCGACCTCCTTGCTCTCGATATCCGCCGTTGCCTGCACTATATTTCTGAAATAACTGGGGATATTACCAATGAAAATGTACTGGATTATATTTTCTCCAAGTTCTGTATCGGCAAATAA